A genomic stretch from Falco cherrug isolate bFalChe1 chromosome 1, bFalChe1.pri, whole genome shotgun sequence includes:
- the BDH2 gene encoding dehydrogenase/reductase SDR family member 6, which produces MAEVSSMGRLDGKIILLSAAAQGIGRAAAIAFAKEGAEVIATDINESKLKELEKYPGIQIRVLDVTKKEQIENLAKEIEKIDVLCNIAGFVHHGTILECEEQDWNFTMNLNVRSMYLMIKTFLPKMLKQKSGNIINMSSVASSIKGVVNRCVYSTSKAAVIGLTKSVAADFIEQGIRCNCVCPGTVDTPSLQERIQARPNPEQALKDFLARQKTGRMATAEEVAHLFVYLASDESAYVTGNELIIDGGWRL; this is translated from the exons ATGGCAGAG GTTAGCAGTATGGGCCGGCTTGATGGGAAAATCATACTactgtctgcagcagcacaggggatCGGGCGAGCAGCTGCTATA GCTTTTGCTAAAGAAGGAGCCGAAGTCATTGCTACAGACATCAATGAGTCTAAGCTGAAAGAACTGGAGAAATATCCAG GCATTCAAATAAGAGTTCTGGATGTTACCAAAAAGGAGCAGATAGAAAATCTGGCCAAGGAGATTGAAAAGATTGATGTTCTCTGTAACATTGCAGG GTTTGTTCATCATGGAACCATTCTGGAGTGTGAGGAGCAAGACTGGAACTTCACTATGAACCTCAATGTTCGCAGCATGTACCTCATGATCAAGACATTCCTTCCTAAG ATGCTTAAACAGAAATCTGGAAATATTATAAATATGTCTTCTGTGGCATCCAGCATTAAAG GAGTTGTGAACAGATGTGTATATAGTACTTCAAAGGCAGCAGTTATTGGTCTAACGAAGTCTGTGGCTGCTGATTTCATTGAACAAGGCATCAGATGCAACTGCGTATGTCCTG GGACTGTTGACACACCATCTTTACAGGAAAGAATCCAAGCCCGCCCTAACCCAGAACAG GCACTGAAAGACTTTCTAGCCAGACAGAAGACTGGCAGGATGGCTACTGCTGAAGAAGTGGCCCATCTCTTTGTGTACTTGGCCTCTGATGAA TCTGCCTATGTGACTGGAAATGAACTAATCATTGATGGAGGATGGCGCTTGTGA